A stretch of Amycolatopsis balhimycina FH 1894 DNA encodes these proteins:
- a CDS encoding GyrI-like domain-containing protein, producing the protein MPYDIKKELKQLYAPKNTGWALVDVPEQRFLAIDGRGNPNTAESYQSAVEALYTFAYTIKMAAKRRGEDFVVGPLEGLWWADEYAAFTVRAKDSWQWTMLVAQPPWIGEDAVEEAREAVRRKKKLDAPVRLEKLHEGRCAQALHVGSYDDEGPLLARLHDEFLATQGLRPTGLHHEIYLGDPRRVDPARLRTVLRQPVESP; encoded by the coding sequence ATGCCGTACGACATCAAGAAAGAGCTGAAGCAGCTCTACGCGCCCAAGAACACCGGCTGGGCTTTGGTGGACGTGCCCGAGCAGCGGTTCCTCGCGATCGACGGCCGCGGCAACCCGAACACGGCGGAGAGCTACCAGAGCGCCGTCGAAGCGCTCTACACGTTCGCCTACACGATCAAGATGGCGGCGAAGCGCCGGGGCGAGGACTTCGTCGTGGGTCCGCTGGAAGGCCTGTGGTGGGCGGACGAATACGCGGCTTTCACCGTGCGGGCGAAGGATTCCTGGCAGTGGACGATGCTCGTCGCGCAGCCGCCGTGGATCGGCGAGGACGCCGTCGAGGAAGCCCGGGAAGCGGTGCGGCGCAAGAAGAAGCTCGACGCGCCGGTCCGGCTGGAGAAGCTGCACGAGGGCCGCTGCGCGCAGGCGCTCCACGTCGGCTCGTACGATGACGAAGGCCCGCTGCTGGCCCGCCTGCACGACGAATTCCTTGCCACGCAAGGCCTCCGGCCGACCGGCCTGCACCACGAGATCTACCTCGGCGACCCGAGACGCGTGGACCCCGCGCGGCTCCGAACGGTCCTGCGCCAGCCGGTCGAAAGTCCGTGA
- a CDS encoding ATP-binding protein, with product MTAPATVLRPHAEQDHAAELAALAAADERAKPPNWNLSPWAVVEYLLGGTLADGTVITPKYVGPRRLIEVAVATLATDRALLLLGVPGTAKTWVSEHLSAAISGDSTLLVQGTAGTSEESIRYGWNYARLIAEGPSTAALVESPVLRAMRDGKLARLEELTRIPADVQDSLITILSEKTLPVPELGTEVQARPGFNLIATANNRDKGVNELSSALRRRFNTVVLPLPDSAEAEVEIVSRRVAELGASLKLPIEAAELAEIRRVVTVFRELRSGRTEDGRTAVKSPSGTLSTAEAISVLTGGLALATHFGDGVLRPHDVAAGIHGAVVKDPVADRAIWIEYLETVVRERDGWADFYRAGQELS from the coding sequence ATGACCGCCCCCGCCACCGTCCTCCGGCCGCACGCCGAGCAGGACCACGCCGCCGAGCTGGCCGCGCTGGCCGCCGCCGACGAGCGGGCCAAGCCGCCGAACTGGAACCTTTCGCCCTGGGCGGTCGTCGAGTACCTGCTCGGCGGCACCCTGGCCGACGGCACCGTGATCACCCCGAAGTACGTCGGCCCGCGGCGGCTGATCGAGGTCGCCGTCGCGACGCTGGCCACCGACCGCGCGCTGCTGCTGCTCGGCGTGCCCGGCACGGCGAAGACCTGGGTGTCCGAGCACTTGTCCGCCGCGATCAGCGGCGATTCGACGCTGCTGGTGCAGGGCACCGCGGGCACGTCCGAGGAGTCGATCCGCTACGGCTGGAACTACGCCCGGCTGATCGCCGAGGGCCCGAGCACCGCCGCGCTCGTCGAAAGCCCGGTGCTGCGCGCGATGCGGGACGGCAAGCTGGCGCGGCTCGAGGAGCTGACCCGCATCCCGGCCGACGTCCAGGACTCGCTGATCACCATCCTGTCCGAGAAGACGCTGCCGGTCCCCGAGCTGGGCACCGAGGTCCAGGCGCGGCCCGGCTTCAACCTGATCGCGACGGCGAACAACCGCGACAAGGGCGTCAACGAGCTGTCGAGCGCGCTGCGGCGGCGGTTCAACACGGTGGTGCTGCCGCTGCCGGACAGTGCCGAGGCGGAGGTCGAGATCGTCAGCCGGCGCGTCGCCGAGCTGGGCGCGTCGCTGAAGCTGCCCATCGAGGCCGCCGAGCTGGCCGAGATCCGCCGGGTCGTCACGGTGTTCCGCGAGCTGCGCTCGGGCCGCACAGAGGACGGCCGCACGGCGGTGAAGTCGCCGTCGGGCACGCTCTCGACCGCGGAGGCGATCAGCGTGCTCACCGGCGGTCTCGCCCTGGCGACCCACTTCGGCGACGGCGTGCTGCGTCCGCACGACGTCGCGGCCGGCATCCACGGCGCGGTGGTCAAGGACCCGGTGGCCGACCGCGCGATCTGGATCGAGTACCTGGAGACGGTCGTGCGCGAACGCGACGGCTGGGCCGACTTCTACCGGGCGGGCCAGGAGCTTTCGTGA
- a CDS encoding PadR family transcriptional regulator, which produces MLTDAELTVLGLVAERPRHGYELDEVVAERGMRDWTALGFSSIYYVLGKLRDRGLVAEVQGERAHPKAKKTFTATEAGRKACAAAAEAAIAQLRPVHPPVLVGLATSPAIPPGRLAAALAKRAEAVEERLAEVRCAAEAQPDVPPFVRAIFAYSIAQLEAEAGWLEGMT; this is translated from the coding sequence GTGCTGACCGACGCGGAGCTGACGGTGCTGGGCCTGGTGGCCGAGCGGCCGAGGCACGGCTACGAGCTGGACGAAGTCGTCGCGGAACGCGGCATGCGCGACTGGACCGCGCTCGGCTTCAGCTCGATCTACTACGTGCTGGGCAAACTCCGCGACCGCGGCCTGGTCGCCGAAGTCCAGGGGGAACGCGCGCACCCGAAGGCCAAAAAGACGTTCACGGCCACCGAAGCGGGCCGGAAGGCGTGCGCGGCCGCCGCGGAGGCGGCCATCGCCCAGCTGCGTCCGGTGCACCCGCCGGTGCTGGTGGGGCTGGCCACCAGCCCGGCCATCCCGCCCGGACGGCTGGCCGCGGCGCTGGCCAAACGCGCCGAAGCGGTTGAGGAACGCCTGGCGGAGGTCCGCTGCGCCGCCGAGGCCCAGCCGGACGTCCCGCCGTTCGTCCGGGCGATCTTCGCCTACTCCATCGCGCAGCTCGAGGCGGAAGCCGGGTGGCTGGAAGGGATGACCTGA
- a CDS encoding DUF5691 domain-containing protein, protein MKAWEDLVGTALLGTRRRTLDLAAQPAAVQELAADRADPAEQLLAAAAALTTYRRAGRRPLHDVRPLPVAAPDERPFVPPLARERLARLLAASHPDLLLEWLGIVAGTAYRIPPETLPLLAEAARTKAALRGPLVAVAGPVGAWLGQRNPDWAFLSAPPEESGDVWQYGSLAQRRRWLATKLAEDPEAARDALTTSWKSEPADVRADFLGVLAGHVRAADEEFLEAALTDRAAAVREQAADLLGRLPGTRYGQGMAERLRPLVRRRGRVLEISIPQGERGDGTVRLRTLVAAAPLAFWSEFGPPAEVVRMTVEGCPPGVLRDSWATAALRQHDATWAQTLIGADPGGRTTPPLLGVLSPASQAATVGHLVGRLPVESFARLVHELPRPWTKELGTALLDWIARQDDHRLVSHAAVVIARAVPPECLLRHPLATTRLTMDAGPWRRALTETLNFRREMYEELA, encoded by the coding sequence GTGAAAGCTTGGGAAGACCTCGTCGGCACCGCCCTCCTCGGCACGCGCCGGCGCACGCTCGACCTCGCGGCCCAGCCCGCCGCCGTCCAGGAACTCGCCGCGGACCGCGCCGACCCGGCCGAACAGCTCCTCGCGGCCGCGGCCGCGCTGACCACTTACCGCCGGGCCGGACGGCGGCCGCTGCACGACGTCCGGCCGCTGCCGGTCGCCGCTCCCGACGAGCGGCCGTTCGTGCCGCCGCTCGCGCGGGAACGGCTGGCCCGGCTGCTGGCCGCCAGTCACCCGGACCTGCTGCTGGAGTGGCTGGGCATCGTCGCGGGCACGGCCTACCGCATCCCGCCGGAAACCCTGCCGCTGCTGGCCGAGGCCGCCCGGACCAAGGCCGCGCTGCGCGGCCCGCTGGTCGCGGTCGCCGGTCCGGTCGGGGCGTGGCTGGGGCAGCGTAACCCCGACTGGGCCTTCCTCTCGGCCCCTCCCGAAGAGTCCGGCGACGTCTGGCAGTACGGCAGCCTCGCCCAGCGGCGCCGCTGGCTCGCCACGAAGCTGGCCGAGGACCCGGAGGCCGCCCGGGACGCCCTCACCACGTCGTGGAAGAGCGAACCCGCGGACGTCCGGGCGGACTTCCTCGGCGTGCTCGCCGGGCACGTCCGGGCCGCGGACGAAGAGTTCCTCGAAGCCGCGCTGACCGACCGCGCGGCCGCGGTCCGCGAACAAGCCGCCGACCTGCTCGGCCGGCTGCCGGGGACGCGCTACGGACAGGGCATGGCCGAACGGCTGCGGCCGCTGGTCCGCCGCCGGGGCCGGGTCCTCGAAATCTCCATCCCGCAAGGCGAACGCGGCGACGGCACCGTCCGGCTGCGCACCCTCGTCGCGGCCGCTCCCCTGGCGTTCTGGAGCGAGTTCGGCCCGCCCGCCGAGGTCGTGCGGATGACCGTCGAGGGCTGCCCGCCCGGCGTGCTGCGCGACTCCTGGGCCACCGCCGCCCTCCGCCAGCACGACGCCACCTGGGCGCAGACCCTGATCGGCGCCGACCCCGGCGGGCGCACCACGCCACCGCTGCTCGGCGTGCTGAGCCCGGCGAGCCAGGCCGCCACCGTCGGGCACCTGGTGGGCCGGCTGCCCGTCGAGTCGTTCGCCCGGCTGGTGCACGAACTGCCCCGGCCGTGGACGAAGGAGCTCGGCACCGCGTTGCTCGACTGGATCGCCCGCCAGGACGACCACCGCCTGGTTTCGCACGCCGCCGTCGTGATCGCCCGCGCGGTCCCGCCGGAGTGCCTGCTGCGCCACCCGCTGGCCACCACCCGCCTGACCATGGACGCCGGGCCATGGCGCCGGGCGCTCACCGAGACGCTGAACTTCCGCCGAGAAATGTACGAGGAGCTCGCATGA
- a CDS encoding DUF5682 family protein: protein MTTHLLGIRHHGPGSARAVATRLAELEPDVVLIEGPPEADALVELAEDPAMAPPVALLAYATDDVSRAAFWPFAVFSPEWQALAYAREAGIPVRFCDLPAAHTFAAGPDEHTGPPVDPLALLASAGGYDDPERWWDDVVESRRNTESPFEVIAEAMTAVREDEKPPQGNEARREAYMRSVLRRTRKDGFDNIAVVCGAWHVPALADPLPPASHDQAVLKGLPKRKVACTWVPWTHGRLATASGYGAGVRSPGWYHHLFTTAEDVTTRWLAGVAAVLREEDLPVSTAHVIEAVRLAETLATLRGRSSAGLAEVTEATRSVLCGGDEVQVELVTRRLVVGERLGEVPDRVPQPPLAADLTATAKRLRLKKDPIVKELDLDLRTPGGLDRSKLLHRLRILGIEWGSREASARRNKGTFRETWALCWEPSFEVDLVAAAVHGTTVPSAATAAVRGTVEGTPPLDEVTTAVENCLLADLPEALPEALAALDARAAADADVARLMSALPALARATRYGNVRGTDTGALRAVADRMLDRICAGLPPAAHGIDDDAAARLAKLVDGVHDATSLLGDDAKERWLAALARLAERPSLPPLLAGRLTRILHDAGLLDALDIELRLGRALTPGVAPTAGAAYVEGFFDGGALLLVHDESLLRVIDAWLSAIPADVFTEVLPLLRRTFGAFSGPEKRAIGQRAAGLTGTARVVAAADELDEDRAERVLPVLATLLGVGA from the coding sequence GTGACCACCCACCTGCTCGGCATCCGCCACCACGGCCCGGGGTCCGCCCGCGCCGTGGCGACGCGGCTGGCCGAACTCGAACCCGACGTCGTGCTGATCGAGGGCCCGCCCGAAGCCGACGCGCTGGTCGAGCTCGCCGAAGATCCGGCGATGGCGCCGCCGGTGGCGTTGCTGGCCTACGCGACCGACGACGTCTCGCGCGCCGCGTTCTGGCCGTTCGCCGTCTTCAGCCCGGAGTGGCAGGCGCTCGCCTACGCCCGCGAGGCCGGGATCCCGGTGCGGTTCTGCGACCTCCCGGCCGCGCACACGTTCGCCGCGGGCCCGGACGAGCACACCGGCCCGCCGGTCGATCCCCTGGCCCTGCTGGCCTCGGCCGGGGGCTACGACGACCCGGAACGCTGGTGGGACGACGTCGTCGAGTCGCGGCGGAACACCGAAAGCCCGTTCGAGGTGATCGCCGAGGCGATGACCGCGGTGCGGGAGGACGAAAAACCCCCGCAGGGCAACGAAGCCCGGCGCGAGGCGTACATGCGCTCGGTGCTGCGCCGCACCCGCAAGGACGGCTTCGACAACATCGCCGTGGTCTGCGGCGCCTGGCACGTGCCCGCGCTGGCGGACCCGCTGCCGCCGGCGTCGCACGACCAGGCCGTCCTCAAAGGACTCCCGAAGCGGAAGGTCGCGTGCACCTGGGTGCCGTGGACGCACGGGCGCCTGGCCACGGCCAGTGGCTACGGCGCGGGCGTGCGCTCGCCGGGCTGGTACCACCACCTCTTCACCACGGCCGAAGACGTCACCACGCGCTGGCTGGCCGGCGTCGCCGCGGTGCTGCGGGAGGAGGACCTGCCCGTCTCGACCGCGCACGTCATCGAGGCGGTCCGGCTGGCCGAAACCCTGGCGACACTGCGGGGCCGGTCGTCCGCCGGGCTCGCCGAAGTCACCGAAGCGACGCGATCCGTGCTGTGCGGCGGCGACGAGGTGCAGGTCGAGCTCGTCACGCGGCGGCTGGTGGTCGGCGAACGGCTCGGCGAGGTGCCGGACCGGGTACCGCAGCCCCCGCTGGCCGCGGACCTGACCGCGACCGCGAAACGCCTGCGGCTCAAGAAGGATCCGATCGTCAAGGAACTCGACCTCGACCTGCGGACGCCCGGCGGGCTCGACCGGTCGAAGCTGCTGCACCGGCTGCGGATCCTCGGCATCGAGTGGGGCAGCCGCGAGGCGTCGGCGCGGCGGAACAAGGGCACGTTCCGCGAGACGTGGGCGCTGTGCTGGGAACCGTCGTTCGAAGTCGACCTGGTCGCGGCGGCCGTGCACGGCACCACCGTGCCGTCGGCGGCCACCGCCGCGGTCCGCGGCACCGTCGAGGGCACGCCCCCGCTCGACGAGGTCACCACGGCCGTCGAGAACTGCCTGCTCGCCGACCTGCCGGAGGCGCTGCCCGAAGCGCTCGCGGCGCTCGACGCCCGGGCGGCGGCGGACGCGGACGTCGCGCGGCTGATGTCGGCGCTGCCCGCGCTGGCCAGGGCGACCCGCTACGGCAACGTCCGCGGCACCGACACCGGCGCGCTGCGGGCGGTCGCCGACCGCATGCTCGACCGGATCTGCGCCGGGCTGCCGCCGGCCGCCCACGGGATCGACGACGACGCGGCGGCCCGGCTGGCCAAGCTGGTCGACGGCGTGCACGACGCGACGTCCCTGCTGGGTGACGACGCGAAGGAGCGCTGGCTGGCGGCGCTGGCCCGGCTGGCCGAACGGCCGTCGCTGCCCCCGCTGCTGGCCGGCCGGCTCACCCGCATCCTGCACGACGCCGGGCTGCTCGACGCGCTCGACATCGAACTGCGGCTGGGCCGGGCGCTGACGCCGGGGGTCGCGCCCACGGCGGGCGCGGCGTACGTCGAGGGTTTCTTCGACGGCGGCGCGCTGCTGCTGGTGCACGACGAAAGCCTGCTGCGGGTGATCGACGCGTGGCTGTCGGCGATCCCCGCCGACGTCTTCACCGAGGTACTTCCGTTGCTGCGCCGCACTTTCGGGGCGTTCAGCGGTCCCGAGAAGCGGGCGATCGGGCAGCGCGCGGCCGGTCTCACTGGCACCGCCCGCGTCGTGGCGGCGGCCGATGAACTGGACGAGGACCGGGCCGAGCGCGTGCTGCCGGTCCTGGCGACCCTGCTGGGGGTGGGGGCATGA
- a CDS encoding SWIM zinc finger family protein: MTAVPWTAERVAGLAPDPASEKAGRALATPAKWSGAGASEDAVWGFCQGSGKKPYQTCVEFAEPAFRCSCPSRKFPCKHALGLLLLWAAGRLDTAEAPEWVHTWLAERADRARRAEQRAEASGPKDEEAAARRAGERAARVEGGVAELKIWLTDRIGAGFAGFDRNGGEELRTVAARMVDAQASGLAGGLRKAAGIVGRRDWPEALLAELSLSYLLADAASRLEALPAPLAETVRTRLGFSVETARVLESGKRVADEWLITGAADEENDRLLTRRTWLRGRHSGRDALVLSFAPPGRPLDVSLPPGHLLTAELAFYPGAAPLRALVAERGIPSPAPAADGGSIEDVLAAYARALAADPWLERWPVLLSRVTPAEHAGGWCLSEKDGTALPLVPYAFPWSLLAMSAGNPLTVAGEWSPSGLRPLTCWHEDRAVRL; the protein is encoded by the coding sequence GTGACGGCAGTGCCGTGGACCGCGGAACGCGTGGCCGGGCTGGCGCCGGATCCCGCTTCGGAGAAGGCGGGCCGGGCGCTCGCCACGCCCGCGAAGTGGTCGGGCGCGGGCGCGTCCGAAGACGCCGTGTGGGGCTTCTGCCAGGGCAGCGGCAAGAAGCCGTACCAGACGTGCGTCGAGTTCGCCGAGCCCGCGTTCCGGTGTTCCTGTCCCAGCCGGAAGTTCCCGTGCAAGCACGCGCTCGGGTTGCTGCTGCTCTGGGCGGCCGGCCGGCTCGACACGGCGGAGGCGCCGGAGTGGGTGCACACGTGGCTGGCCGAACGCGCCGACCGGGCGCGGCGGGCGGAGCAACGCGCGGAAGCGTCCGGGCCGAAGGACGAGGAGGCCGCCGCGCGCCGCGCCGGTGAACGTGCCGCGCGCGTCGAAGGCGGTGTCGCGGAGCTCAAGATCTGGCTCACCGACCGGATCGGCGCCGGGTTCGCGGGCTTCGACCGCAACGGCGGCGAAGAGCTGCGCACGGTCGCCGCGCGGATGGTCGACGCCCAGGCGTCCGGCCTCGCGGGCGGGCTGCGGAAGGCGGCCGGGATCGTCGGCCGCCGCGACTGGCCGGAGGCGCTGCTCGCCGAACTGTCCCTGTCGTACTTGCTGGCGGACGCGGCGAGCCGGCTGGAGGCCCTGCCGGCTCCGTTGGCGGAGACCGTCCGCACGCGGCTCGGGTTCTCGGTGGAGACGGCCAGGGTCTTGGAGAGCGGCAAGCGCGTCGCCGACGAGTGGCTGATCACCGGCGCGGCCGACGAGGAGAACGACCGGCTGCTCACCCGGCGCACCTGGCTGCGCGGCCGCCACTCCGGGCGGGACGCGCTGGTGCTGTCGTTCGCGCCGCCGGGCCGTCCGCTGGACGTGTCGCTGCCGCCCGGCCATCTGCTGACGGCGGAACTGGCGTTCTATCCGGGCGCGGCACCGCTGCGGGCCCTGGTGGCGGAACGCGGCATCCCGTCGCCCGCGCCGGCGGCCGACGGCGGCTCGATCGAGGACGTGCTGGCGGCGTACGCGCGGGCGCTCGCGGCGGACCCGTGGCTGGAACGCTGGCCGGTCCTGCTCTCGCGCGTCACCCCGGCCGAACACGCCGGCGGCTGGTGTCTGTCCGAAAAGGACGGTACCGCGCTGCCGCTGGTGCCGTACGCCTTCCCATGGTCGTTGCTGGCGATGTCGGCGGGCAACCCGCTGACGGTGGCCGGCGAGTGGAGTCCGTCCGGCCTGCGGCCGCTGACCTGCTGGCACGAGGACCGGGCGGTGCGGCTGTGA